A portion of the Granulosicoccus antarcticus IMCC3135 genome contains these proteins:
- a CDS encoding M81 family metallopeptidase yields MRVALAGFLHETNTFAPSKAGLEEFRSGGGYVPMVRGPELLEAFRDVNLGMSGAISVAKTQGWHLIPVLWAGAIPSAHVTQIAFEQIAEEIVSGIRDAGPLDGVFLDLHGAMVAEHIDDGEGELVRRVRAVVGPKVPIAVALDLHGNISEQMVDLVDALVGFRTYPHVDMAVTGASAARILDDMMKTGIRPAKAYRKMSYLVPIPSQSTDLAPAKKLYAELAAVEAEGALSASLFMGFPATDTPDCGPTAIAFANTQVAADQAAERIFAAYEAAESDFNTVTYTPENAMVEAARLLAIEGRGPVVIADTQDNPGAGGVSATTGMLRAMIAADTTDAAIGLIVDPATAQAAHDAGQGATAQFNIGGHPGLPDEVPVSTMAIVESLSDGRLRATGPYYGGTHLDLGLSACLRIGGVRVVVTSQIAQMADREMFRFIGVAPEEQSILVVKSSTHFRADFAPIARNIIVALAPGPMPFNPSKLPFTRLRPGLRLSPNTNQDEK; encoded by the coding sequence TTGCGAGTAGCATTGGCTGGATTTCTTCATGAAACCAATACATTTGCCCCGTCAAAAGCGGGTCTTGAAGAGTTTCGTTCAGGTGGTGGTTACGTACCTATGGTACGCGGCCCTGAATTGCTTGAAGCTTTCCGGGATGTAAACCTGGGAATGTCAGGTGCAATCTCTGTGGCTAAAACACAAGGTTGGCACTTGATTCCTGTTCTGTGGGCTGGAGCCATTCCCTCGGCACATGTCACACAAATCGCCTTTGAACAGATCGCAGAAGAAATTGTGTCAGGCATTCGTGATGCAGGACCTCTTGACGGCGTATTCCTCGATCTTCACGGCGCGATGGTGGCGGAGCATATCGACGATGGTGAAGGCGAACTTGTACGACGTGTGCGGGCCGTTGTCGGCCCCAAGGTCCCAATAGCAGTCGCGCTGGATCTACACGGAAATATTTCAGAACAAATGGTAGATCTCGTTGATGCACTCGTCGGTTTTCGCACCTACCCACATGTCGATATGGCAGTCACCGGAGCCAGTGCAGCCCGGATCCTGGACGACATGATGAAAACGGGAATACGTCCTGCCAAAGCCTATCGGAAAATGTCCTACCTTGTACCCATTCCATCCCAATCTACTGACCTGGCGCCTGCGAAAAAACTCTATGCAGAGCTTGCCGCAGTCGAGGCAGAAGGCGCTTTATCCGCCTCGCTCTTTATGGGATTTCCAGCAACCGACACGCCTGACTGTGGCCCGACAGCTATCGCCTTTGCCAATACGCAAGTTGCGGCAGATCAAGCGGCAGAACGTATTTTCGCAGCATACGAAGCGGCGGAATCTGACTTCAACACAGTGACTTACACACCTGAGAATGCAATGGTGGAGGCTGCAAGGCTTCTGGCAATTGAAGGCCGAGGACCTGTTGTCATAGCCGACACGCAGGATAACCCCGGAGCCGGTGGCGTCTCCGCGACCACAGGGATGTTGCGTGCGATGATTGCGGCTGACACAACCGATGCCGCCATCGGGCTGATCGTGGATCCCGCCACCGCTCAAGCGGCACACGATGCAGGACAAGGCGCCACCGCACAATTCAATATCGGTGGTCACCCCGGCCTGCCCGATGAGGTGCCCGTCTCAACCATGGCCATCGTCGAGAGTCTGTCAGATGGACGGCTGCGTGCAACAGGCCCCTACTATGGCGGCACTCATCTGGATCTAGGCCTCTCTGCTTGTCTGCGCATTGGTGGCGTGCGTGTCGTCGTCACCAGCCAGATAGCACAAATGGCTGACCGAGAGATGTTCCGCTTTATCGGGGTAGCCCCAGAGGAACAATCGATTCTGGTTGTCAAAAGCTCAACGCATTTCCGAGCTGACTTTGCCCCCATTGCCCGAAACATAATCGTCGCTCTGGCACCTGGCCCAATGCCGTTCAACCCTTCCAAACTGCCGTTTACCCGGCTACGTCCGGGATTACGGTTGTCACCAAACACAAACCAAGATGAGAAATAG
- a CDS encoding IclR family transcriptional regulator, which yields MSITHRAVPTTVPNYEADGDRLFIRSAARAMQVLSAFHNASGALSLSDIAREADIDRSAAQRLVHTLVKLGYMRRSADDRGYLPGIRLLDHTLDLLRLDPVVQKATPVLLELRRTIQERVDFSLYDDTRLIYALRMQSKRETFYASLVGHSVPAYCTAGGRAVLAALPEAQVKDVLKRSVLQKHTGKTVINPTTLMKLVRRASKDGYAVVVDEFVQGEVAVGVAVKSPDGAPLGAIHVAGSLSEWTPEEFVGQASPLASEAALAISGSL from the coding sequence ATGTCTATAACTCATAGAGCAGTCCCGACTACAGTGCCCAATTATGAGGCAGACGGTGATCGTTTATTCATCCGCTCGGCAGCACGTGCAATGCAGGTTTTAAGTGCCTTTCATAATGCAAGTGGTGCACTCAGTTTGTCGGACATTGCCAGGGAGGCCGATATTGATCGTTCGGCTGCGCAGCGTCTGGTGCACACTTTGGTGAAGCTTGGCTATATGCGGCGCAGCGCAGATGACCGAGGTTATCTTCCCGGAATTCGATTGCTTGATCACACACTGGATTTGCTTCGTCTGGATCCTGTTGTGCAAAAGGCGACGCCAGTTTTACTGGAGCTACGCAGGACAATTCAGGAGCGTGTTGATTTCAGTCTGTATGACGACACTCGCCTGATCTATGCTCTTCGGATGCAAAGCAAGCGCGAAACTTTCTACGCATCTCTCGTTGGTCACAGTGTTCCGGCCTATTGCACAGCGGGAGGTCGTGCGGTTCTGGCAGCACTACCTGAGGCGCAAGTGAAGGATGTTTTGAAGCGATCCGTACTTCAAAAACATACCGGCAAAACCGTCATCAATCCAACCACTCTCATGAAGCTTGTGCGACGAGCAAGCAAGGACGGTTACGCGGTCGTTGTCGATGAATTCGTACAAGGCGAGGTGGCTGTCGGTGTCGCGGTGAAAAGTCCTGACGGGGCGCCCCTTGGTGCTATTCATGTAGCAGGATCACTCTCGGAATGGACACCAGAGGAGTTCGTCGGACAGGCGTCCCCTTTGGCGAGCGAGGCGGCGCTGGCGATCAGTGGCAGTCTGTAA
- a CDS encoding spondin domain-containing protein yields the protein MSNQLKSALTLSVLLALGACSSDDDNDDIGDNVEQPDGSETQTISVTLSSAQEIPVPTGVPAGASGAADVAVDANGVVTATVGVSNLSGAATMAHIHRGFAGSAGPVLIGLSSDDGGTTWTVPEDARVLTEEEIGAFNRGELYFNVHTETNSAGEIRGQIDAGNATTFSVLLENISTTETLGVASDSTTQAVPLSPGVFIVHRDAADSPLLLPRDAANAGLEAVAEDGNVALYAEAVPGSVPFNTPVGADAPGPIGPGGAYEFTLQAVDGDKLDFVAMFIPSNDWFYTATDADNSLDLFVNGQPVSGEVAEGEIAIWDAGTEIDEEPGTGANQVQRQAEANTGDVDPDTRVSSLTGRGQTVNLNGRVLRVTITPQP from the coding sequence ATGAGCAATCAACTGAAAAGCGCTTTGACGCTTTCAGTGCTACTTGCATTAGGCGCATGTAGCAGTGACGATGACAATGACGATATAGGGGACAATGTCGAACAGCCTGATGGCAGTGAGACACAAACCATTTCAGTCACTCTGAGCAGCGCACAAGAAATACCTGTGCCAACAGGTGTACCGGCCGGTGCCAGCGGTGCTGCAGATGTCGCTGTTGATGCTAATGGTGTTGTAACCGCCACCGTTGGTGTTAGCAACCTGTCAGGGGCTGCAACCATGGCTCACATCCATCGAGGATTTGCCGGATCGGCTGGTCCGGTACTGATAGGTCTATCCAGTGATGATGGTGGAACGACATGGACGGTACCTGAGGATGCTCGTGTATTGACTGAAGAGGAAATAGGCGCATTCAATCGAGGTGAGCTGTATTTTAATGTTCATACAGAAACCAATTCAGCTGGCGAAATCCGTGGTCAGATCGATGCGGGTAACGCGACAACATTCTCGGTGCTGCTGGAAAATATCTCCACAACCGAGACACTGGGTGTTGCTTCAGATAGCACCACACAGGCTGTTCCTTTATCTCCTGGGGTTTTCATCGTTCATCGTGATGCAGCTGACAGCCCGCTGTTGTTGCCACGTGATGCCGCCAATGCGGGTTTGGAGGCCGTTGCTGAAGATGGCAATGTAGCTCTCTATGCCGAAGCGGTTCCTGGTTCTGTGCCTTTCAATACTCCAGTTGGTGCAGATGCACCGGGTCCGATTGGTCCTGGCGGTGCTTATGAGTTTACCCTGCAGGCGGTAGACGGTGACAAACTTGATTTTGTCGCCATGTTTATCCCTTCCAACGATTGGTTCTATACGGCAACTGATGCCGACAACAGTCTTGATCTATTCGTCAATGGCCAGCCTGTTTCCGGAGAAGTGGCCGAGGGCGAGATAGCTATCTGGGATGCTGGTACAGAAATTGACGAAGAGCCAGGCACAGGGGCCAATCAGGTTCAGCGTCAGGCAGAGGCTAATACCGGTGATGTTGATCCCGACACACGGGTCAGCAGTCTGACTGGCCGTGGCCAAACGGTCAATTTGAATGGCCGCGTACTACGAGTGACCATCACTCCACAGCCATGA
- a CDS encoding HTTM domain-containing protein — protein MRDRLRQLFFKPVDAISLSVFRIVFGALLLFESVNYGIFLCLDCMYRDTSLLFKYHHFEWVGLPPGNGLEWMYLAMGISAFCVMVGLYYRVAIIVTALLFSWLFLLDQALYLNHFYLVIIYAVIMIFVPAHRHLSLDAMRKPEWASAVVPNWGRLWLGAQTEIVLLYAGVVKLNLDWLNLEPMRLWMNWRSADAAPFFQWITQDWGIGLASYGVIVLHLVGAPLLLWRRTRLPVFLVYCCFHLINAFVFSIGIFPFLTISATLILFDADWPRQFARWLSERKWARRTGDPGGFSRCLAHIAEPLSSVAYRPGLTLSPVWRRSIVIGVCVWLSVQLVVPLRHLAAPGNVAWNEDGHRFSWRMKLRSKQGTTKFVVIREDGKRWQVDPAEYLNKKQVGKMACIPDLIWQFAQFLDTTYSENGRFQIAVHADAMCSLNTRERAPLVNRLVDLSMVKRSEPVTQWTYPLTKRLPHQLF, from the coding sequence ATGCGTGATCGGTTAAGGCAGTTGTTCTTCAAGCCAGTGGATGCCATTTCGCTGTCAGTGTTCCGCATTGTGTTCGGTGCACTGCTGCTGTTCGAGAGTGTCAATTACGGCATCTTTCTGTGCCTTGATTGCATGTACCGTGACACCTCGCTGCTGTTCAAGTATCACCATTTTGAATGGGTGGGTTTACCGCCGGGTAACGGGCTGGAGTGGATGTATCTGGCCATGGGCATCAGCGCATTCTGCGTGATGGTTGGCCTCTACTACCGGGTCGCCATCATCGTGACCGCTCTGCTGTTCAGCTGGTTGTTTCTGCTTGATCAGGCGTTGTACCTGAATCACTTCTATCTGGTCATTATCTACGCGGTGATCATGATCTTTGTACCCGCGCATCGACACCTGTCGCTCGATGCCATGCGCAAGCCCGAGTGGGCCAGTGCGGTTGTGCCCAACTGGGGGCGGTTGTGGCTAGGTGCGCAGACCGAGATCGTGCTGCTCTATGCCGGTGTGGTAAAGCTGAATCTTGATTGGCTCAACCTGGAACCGATGCGTTTGTGGATGAACTGGCGCAGTGCCGACGCCGCACCATTTTTCCAGTGGATCACTCAGGACTGGGGCATTGGGCTGGCAAGTTACGGAGTTATCGTGCTGCATCTGGTGGGTGCTCCTCTATTGCTCTGGCGTCGTACCCGCTTGCCGGTGTTTCTGGTGTACTGCTGTTTCCATCTGATCAACGCGTTCGTGTTCAGCATCGGTATTTTTCCGTTTCTGACGATCAGTGCCACGCTGATTCTGTTTGATGCCGATTGGCCAAGGCAGTTTGCGCGCTGGCTGAGTGAGAGAAAATGGGCGAGGCGCACTGGTGATCCTGGCGGGTTTTCCCGCTGCCTGGCTCATATAGCCGAACCGCTGAGTAGCGTGGCATACAGACCCGGATTGACACTGTCGCCTGTCTGGCGGCGGTCGATCGTGATTGGAGTTTGCGTCTGGTTGAGCGTGCAGCTGGTAGTGCCGTTACGACATTTGGCAGCACCCGGCAATGTGGCCTGGAACGAGGATGGGCATCGTTTCAGCTGGCGCATGAAGCTGCGATCAAAGCAGGGCACGACGAAGTTTGTGGTCATCCGCGAGGATGGCAAACGATGGCAGGTAGATCCGGCTGAATATCTCAACAAGAAGCAAGTTGGCAAGATGGCCTGCATTCCTGATCTCATCTGGCAGTTCGCCCAGTTTCTTGATACCACCTACAGCGAGAACGGTCGCTTTCAGATTGCGGTACATGCTGATGCGATGTGTTCACTGAACACTCGTGAGCGAGCGCCTTTGGTAAATCGTTTGGTGGACCTGAGCATGGTAAAACGCTCCGAGCCGGTGACGCAGTGGACCTACCCACTGACAAAGCGGCTACCGCATCAATTGTTTTGA
- a CDS encoding cystathionine gamma-synthase family protein — MTDTSPKSQTPGQSTLSIWGGEQEHELYERSTQVPVVHSVSFAYKDIDTWHAVALEQAPGHIYSRNTNPTVRAFEDKVKELEGAEAATSFASGMAAISNIFGTFLRPGDRVVSIKDSYGGTNKIFTSFLPPLDIDVTLCDTVEYAEIEAEIAKGCTLLYLETPTNPTVKIIDIKRLAAAAKKVGALVVVDNTFATPINQNPLQLGADLVLHSASKYLGGHADALGGVACGSKDLIKMVYHYREINGATLSPMDAYSFIRGMKTLSLRVKRQNESAMTIATWLQNHPAIELVNYPGLETHPHHDVAKAQMSGYGGMLSFSVKGGLDAIKLFLPRLQYAHMAANLGCVETVVGPPVTTSHVECTAEERAAAGIPEGLVRYSTGIEDVEDLLADLEQALSCLIT, encoded by the coding sequence ATGACTGATACATCCCCAAAAAGCCAAACACCTGGTCAATCCACACTCAGTATCTGGGGTGGCGAGCAGGAGCACGAGCTGTACGAGCGCTCGACACAAGTTCCCGTGGTGCACAGCGTATCCTTTGCGTATAAGGATATTGATACCTGGCATGCGGTCGCGTTAGAACAAGCGCCTGGACATATCTATTCGCGCAACACCAATCCGACCGTTCGTGCCTTTGAAGATAAGGTCAAAGAGCTGGAAGGCGCTGAAGCTGCCACCAGTTTTGCCAGTGGCATGGCGGCTATCAGTAATATCTTTGGAACATTCTTGCGCCCGGGTGATCGTGTTGTGTCTATCAAAGACAGTTACGGTGGTACCAACAAGATATTCACTTCTTTTTTGCCGCCATTAGACATCGATGTGACACTTTGCGACACGGTGGAATACGCCGAGATTGAGGCTGAGATCGCCAAAGGCTGTACTCTGCTTTATCTGGAGACGCCGACTAACCCCACGGTCAAGATCATCGATATCAAGCGTCTTGCCGCTGCTGCAAAAAAGGTAGGCGCATTGGTCGTGGTTGACAATACATTTGCGACGCCGATAAACCAGAACCCGTTGCAACTGGGTGCTGATCTGGTTTTGCATTCGGCTTCAAAGTACCTGGGTGGACATGCGGATGCTTTGGGTGGTGTTGCTTGTGGCAGCAAGGATCTGATCAAGATGGTTTATCACTACCGTGAAATCAATGGTGCAACGCTTTCTCCTATGGATGCGTACAGCTTTATCAGAGGTATGAAAACTCTGAGTCTGCGTGTAAAGCGCCAGAATGAGAGTGCCATGACCATTGCAACCTGGTTGCAGAATCACCCGGCCATTGAGCTGGTTAATTACCCCGGGCTTGAAACACACCCTCACCATGATGTTGCCAAGGCTCAGATGAGTGGTTATGGCGGCATGTTGAGTTTTTCGGTTAAGGGTGGGTTGGATGCGATAAAGTTGTTCTTGCCACGCTTGCAATATGCACACATGGCGGCAAACCTGGGTTGTGTTGAAACAGTTGTTGGACCTCCTGTCACCACCAGCCATGTCGAGTGTACCGCCGAGGAGCGTGCAGCTGCGGGCATTCCTGAGGGCTTGGTTCGTTACTCAACGGGTATAGAAGATGTTGAAGATTTGCTCGCGGATCTAGAGCAGGCTCTGAGCTGCCTGATAACTTGA